CGTCTGGGCGTCCAGGCAGCCAGAGAGGTCGGCGGTGAGATCCTCTCCGCCGACTCCCGCCAGGTTTACCGGGGGATGGATCTCGGCACCGGCAAGGATCTGGCGGAGTATGGCGAGGTCCCTTACCATCTGATCGACATCGTCGATCCAGGGTACGAATTCAGCGTCTTCGAGTTCCAGAGACGCTTCTTCGACACCTTTATTGAGATCCGCAGGCGAGGCCGATTTCCCCTTTTGGTCGGGGGGACGGGGCTGTATCTGGATGCGGTCCTCAAGGGATACCGCCTTGTCGAAGTTCCGGAAAACCCGGAGTTGAGAAGTGAGCTGGCCGGACTGAGCCAGGACGCGCTGGCCGCCCTCCTGCTCAGACTCCGTCCCGCAATGCACAACACCACCGACCTGACCGACCGGGAGCGACTGGTGCGCGCCATCGAGATCGCCGAGGGAGAAGCGGCTGCCGGAGCCGACCTCCCTCCATTGCCCTCCCTCCGGCCGCTGGTCTTCGGCATCCGCTGGGAGCGGCAAACGCTGCGGCAGCGCATCACAGCCCGTCTGAAGGAGAGGCTCGAGCAGGGCCTGATCGAGGAGGTTGCCGGACTGCACGGGGAAGGGGTGCCCTGGGCGACCCTGGAATTCTACGGGCTGGAGTACCGCTTCGTCGCACAGCACCTCCAGGGGAAGCTCAATCGCAACGACATGTTCCAGAAGTTGAACAGCGCCATTCACGACTTCGCCAAACGCCAGGAGACCTGGTTTCGCCGGATGGAGCGGCATGGGACGGAGATCCGATGGGTGGACGGCGAAGGGGAGCCGCTGGGGGAGATCTTGCACGTCATGGGGACCCGATGAACTGCGACCTGCCGGCATGCCTTCCATCCGGAATTGCCAGGTATCTCGCGACCCGCTTCGCCGCCGGCCCCTGGAAAATTGAAGGGTGCGGCCGCGGCGGCTTTTCCGGGGCGGTGGTCATCCCCGCCCTGGCCGAGGAGGACAGCCTCTTTGGCACCCTGCACAGCCTGGAGCGGAACCCGCCCGAGCTTTTATCCCGCTTTCTTGTGCTGGTGGTCGTCAATCACCGCGCCGATGCCGAAGAGTCGGACAAGGAGTCCAACCTGAGGACGCTGCGTAAGCTTTCCGGCGCACCCTTTCCCGCGATTCGACTCGCCTGGATCGATGCCTCCTCGAAGGGGCTGGAGCTGCCGGACCGCACGGGCGGGGTGGGCCTGGCCCGCAAGATCGGCTTCGATCTGGCCCTGGGCCGCCTGGACTATTCCGGAGCCCCGCCGCTGCTGGTCGCCCTCGATGCCGACACTCTGGTGCGCCCCGATTATCTTGCAGTTCTTCTCCGTCATTTCGAGACGGCCGCAGAAGGCGGCGCAGTCATTCCCTTCCGGCACCAAAAGGGAGAGACGCAGGAAGAGAACCTGGCCATCGAGCAGTACGAACTCTTCCTTCGCCATTACGTTCTGGGGCTCTCCCTCGCGGGGTCTCCCTATGCATTTCATACCGTCGGCAGCGCTATGGCCTGCCGGGCCGATGCTTATGTCCGGGCCGGGGGAATGAACCTCCGCCGGGCCGGTGAGGACTTCTATTTTCTTCAGCAACTGGCAAAGACCTCCGGCGTCTCGGGTCTCACGGGGACGGAGGTGTACCCCTCGGCCCGCCCCTCCCATCGCGTCCCCTTCGGAACCGGGCGCTCCATTGCCCGCATGCTGGCCGGAGAGAAAGGCGCCGTGAGCTTTTACCGCCCTGAATGTTTTCGCCTTCTCGGTGCGTGGCTGAGCCTCGCCGCGCGGGAGTGGCGAACCCCGGGATTCGCCGTTCTGGATAAAGCACTCGATCTGTCCGCATCCTTGGCCGACTACCTGAACCTTCTTGATTTTACCGTAGTTTGGGATCGGCTGCGAAGAAACCACCGGACCCGGGAGGCGTTTATGTCCGGGTTTCACGGCTGGTTCGATGCCTTTAAAACACTGAGGTTCATTCACCATCTCTGCGCCGGGCCCCATCCGAGGTCAGGACCGGAAGACGCCCTCCCCCGGCTGCTGGATTGGGCGCAACTGGAGGGGAACGGCGACGCGGCACTGCACCTCTCACGGCTTCGGGAATACCAGAGGGGAGGAGATTTTGCAAAAAGCTTCTTATATGGGTCGGATTAATTGTGATAGGATAGCCCTGCGGACCAGCGGCGGGGCAGGTTGCGGTTCAGAAAAAATTCCGGGAGGATGCAAGAATGAGTGAGCAGACCAGCGACAAACCGCCTGTCGGCCAGGCCAACCAGAGAACCAGTCTGCGTTCGCCGCTACTCGTATTGAAGGTAAAAGTCGATGATGGCAGGAAATTTTTCTTCGGCTATGCCAAGAACATCAGCCGAAGCGGAATGTTTATCGCAACCGCCAATCCCCGTGAGCCGGGCAGCACTTTCCAGGTGGATATCCCTTTTCCGGAACCCCTGAGGCGCACCGTTCGCTGCACCTGCGAGGTGGTCTGGCAGCGCCAGTTCAAAAAGAAATCCTCCTTGGAACCCGGAATGGGACTCAAATTCATCGACCTGCCGGAAGCGGATGCGGATGCCATCGATGGCTGGGTAAGAAATCAAATAAAATAATTCGATCCAGCTTAAATTAAAGAAAATATAACAAGGGCCGACTCCGAAAGGGGCGGCCCCTTGTTATATTTAGTGTTTAATAATTTCCCCGCCTATACATCTCCCGCCTCGACGCTATAATAGATTTTACGAAGATACGACAGTTGATTTCAGCCGATTGAATAATTAATTCATTTGGAGGAAAAGATGGAACAACAGCTAGGTCAGCGCCTGAATGAACATCATGCCGTATCGGATAAACAGCTGAAAATAGCCCTGGAGCGCCAGCGTCTGCATGGCGGCAGGCTGGGCCACAACCTGGCCGCTCTCGGCTATATCACCTCCGCCGAATTCGACTCTATTTCAAAAAGAACACCAGTCGCTCCAAAAGCAGTGCAGGACACCGGGCTTGAACTCTCGTTTATCGCAGACCTGATCATGAAACACATCCTGCACATGGGAGAATTCAAGCTCTCCGACCTCGAAGACAGCATTAAACTTCCGGCTTCCGTCCTCGACCCGGCTGTCGAATTACTGCGTCGGGAAAAACTGATCGAGGTCAAAGGCGCCGCCGAATACGTCAAATCCTCCTACAATTTCTCCATCAATGAGAACGGAAAGGCCAGGGCGTCGGAACTGCTCGATATCTGCCAGTATTCCGGTCCGGCTCCCGTGCCGTTGGAATCCTACCGCAAGATGGTGGAACTTCAGACCATCAACAATATGGAAATTAACGAAGAGCGGGTCAGAAAAGCATTTTCCGAACTTATCGTCGGCGAAAAGCTCCTGAGGCGTCTTGGACCCGCCATCAGCTCGGGAAACCCCATATTCATGTACGGTCCACCGGGGAACGGCAAAACGACGCTGGCTGAAAGGATAGGGGACATACTTCCCAGCACCATTTTCATGCCCTATTCGATTATCGTAGGCGGTCAGATCATCATCATCTTCGATCCGGTAAACCATACTCCTGTACCCGACGTCTCGAAACCGGCCGGAAACGGCCAGGCGGCCGACCAGCGATGGGTGCGGGTCCGCCGGCCGGTCGTCACCACGGGGGGGGAACTCACCCTGAAAACCCTGGATCTCGAATTCAACACCATCGCCAAGTACTATGAGGCGCCCCTGCAGATGAAGGCCAACAACGGGCTTTTCATCATCGACGATTTCGGCCGTCAGCAGGTCGATCCCCAGCAGTTGCTCAATCGATGGATCGTAAATCTCGACCGGAAAATCGACTTTATGTCCCTGCATACAGGAATGAAGTTCGAGATCCCCTTCGACCAGCTGGTGATCTTTTCGACCAACCTCGAACCGAAGACGCTGGTGGACGAAGCCTTCCTGCGCCGCATCCGGTACAAGATCAAAATCGATCATCCTACCGAAGAGGAGTATGAACATATTTTCCGCAAAGTATGCGAATCGAATGATGTTCCGTTCAGAAAAGAGGTTTTCGAATATCTGCTCAGCAACTATTACAAAAGGCTCGGCGTCCCCCTCAATGCCTGCCATCCCAGGGATATCATCGGCCATGTGGTCGATGATTCGCGGTACTACAACTACCCTCCGGAACTTACCGAGGAGACGATACAAAATGCCTGGGAGAACTACTTCGTGGGGGACTCCGAGGGAGAATAGCTTTGGAGACATGAGCAGATCCACGGATTACTGGGGCCGCTTCCGATAAGGAAGCGGCCTTTCCATCTCCCCCCGCGGCCGCTGCGGCAGGTTCATCTCTCTGTGTCGGACCGCTCGCGGCGGCCAGACTCTGACCTTGAATGACTTGTCCTGGGCATGAACCAGTGACGGCCACTCCGGGGTTGTCAGCCGACAGTTCTCCAGCAAAGTGGTGGAGAGGTAGTCTGTGGCATCGTTTGCCTGGCTCGGAGTCAGTAGCCTTTGTTGAACTTAGCGTCTGGAACCCGCATGTCAATCCCGACGGGGCGCACCAATAGAAAGAGGCGCCATCCTCTCGGGTGACGCCCCTTCTCTTCCATACTCTGCCGCCGGCTCAAAAGCTGGCCTGAAAGCCGACCCGCACCTCTTCGTCGATCGTCCAGTTCCCCCGATCCTCGAAATCGCTCCTGATGTTCTGGTATTCGGCAAACACCCGCACCTTCGGGGTGACGGCATAAGCGAGCCGGACGCCGGTCTCCAGAAGGCGTTCGGCATCGAGGCCGGTAAAGATCTGCGGCGCGTAGTAAATTTTGCCGCCGAAACCGAAGCCGCCCAAGGCCGGAGGGGCGAAGTTCAGGCGGCCGCCGACGCCGAGGGCAAGAAGATCCTGCCTGTCGTCCGTGCGGCCTCCATAGAGCAGGCCGCCGACGCCGAGAGAGAATCCAGGAACGTTCCCCGGCTCACCGACGAACGTCACCCCCGCCGATCCCAGCCGGGTCTCCTCGTGGTCGTTGTAGAGCGCTCGCCCCTCAAACTGCATCGTTCCGTAATCATCGGAGCGCAGGGGGAAGACGAGCTGAACCTGGGCGCTCGTATCGTTGAAGCTCAGGTCGAAGGAACTCGACCATGCCGGCAAGGCGGGCAGGCACAGCAATAAGGGCAGCAGCAAATACTTCTTCATGCGGGAACCTCCTTGAATACACATCAAAACGAGTTTTCCGGAAGGCGAAGACACCGGAGCGATGCACTATCGCATATGTCTTTCGTCCGATCAAGGTTCTCCTGCGGGAGCAGGGTTCGGCATTTTCAAGCGGACAGATCAGTTCCCGGGAAACCTCGATTTCACTCCACACCGGCAGCTTTCGATTAGTCTGTTCAGTTCTTCTACATGAATAGGTTTGGCCAAAAACCCGTCCATGCCCGCGGACAGGCATTCCTGCCGGTCTTCCGGCCTGGCGTGGGCAGTGAGGGCAAAAATGCAGACTCTTCGGCCCCGTCCGTTTTCCATTTCGCGGATCTGCCTCGTGGCCTCAAGGCCGTTCATCTCCGGCATCTGAAGATCCATGAGAATCAGGTCGACTCCTCCCGCTTTCCATAGGTCCACCGCCTCGCGCCCGTTCGCGGCAGTGGACACCGTCAACCCCCGCTTGTCGAGAATCATTCTTACCAGATCCCGAACCGTCGGATCGTCCTCGGCCAGGAGGATCTGCAATGGGCCGCCGCTGTCTCCCGTCGCTTCTGAGGGAGCAGGCTCGACTCCCTTTTCAACTTCTGTCAAGGGGATGGTGAAGGTAAAGATGCTTCCTTTCCCCACTTCACTTTCCGCTTCGAGGGAGCCGCCCATCATTTCCACCAGTTCTTTGCTGATCGCCAATCCCAGGCCCGTACCGCCATAGGTGCGGGTCAGTGAGCTGTCCGCCTGGGTGAAGAGTCGAAAAAGGTCACTGATTTTATCTGCGGGAATGCCGATGCCGGTGTCGCGAACGGAAAACACCAGCTCACCGGCCTTCTTGACGACATTCACCGATACCTCGCCGTTCCGGGTGAATTTAACGGCGTTCCCCACCAGGTTTATCAGCACCTGTTCCAGCCGAACGGAATCGCCGTTCAACTGCTCAGGCAGCTGCGGGTCAACCGTCCAGTGAAGGAGCAATCCCTTTTTCCGCGCCGGCGCCGCAAAGATCTCCATCGCCTGGCGAATACAACTCCGGAGATCGAAAGGCTGCTCCTCTATTTTCAACTGCCGCGCCTCGATCCTGGAGATGTCGAGCAGGTCGTCGATGAGTTCCAGCAGCCGATCGGCGGAGGTGTCGGCCATCTCCAGAAGATGCTCCCGCTCGGGAGCTGCCCATGATTTCTTCAGCAACTCCAGTGAGCCCATGATCACCGTCATCGGGGTGCGGAGTTCATGGCTCATGTTGGCCAGGAATTGACTTTTGGCCAGACTCGCATCCTCGGCCACCTCCTTCGCCATAAGCAGATCCTGTTCCATGCGCTTTCGCTCCGTAATATCCTGAACAATGTTTATCAGGTGCAGGGGAGCGCCTTCCGCATCATGGACAAGTCCTGCCGATAGATAGACCCATATTTCGTTCCCATCCCTGCGGAGGTATCGTTTTTCGATCCTGTAAACCGAGATATCGCCGGAACCGAGTTCCCGGAGGGCCTCCCGGGTTTCGTGCCGGTCCTCCGGATGGGTGATCTCAAGGACCGACCTTCCCAGCAATTCCTCCCGGCTATAGCCGACAATCTGGCAGAAGCGATCGTTTACCCGCAAAAAGGATCCATCCAGGGCCATCTGCACCGTCCCCACCGCCGCATTATCGAAGAAGGCCCGGAACTGCTCTTCTTTTTTCTGCAGTTTCCGTATCCCCTGAACTTTCGCCGTCACATTGCGGACGATGTACGCCGCTCCGATCATGTTGCCTTCGGCGCCTCGCAGAGGACTGTACCGCATCTCGTAAACGTTTCGCTCCAGTCCGGGATCGCCCATCTCCTGTATGGCGGTGAATGACTCCCCCTTCAATGCCCGGCCCCAGAGCTTCATGGCCTTTTTCCGGTCTTCCGGAAGATGCGCCAGCGCCTCCGTCATGCTGCTGCCCAACTCGATGTCCGTGCCGAAGATCCGCTTGAATTCCTCACGGTAGGCGCGGTTGAAGAGGATAAACCGGAAGCCGGGGTCCTGCGCGGCGATCAGATCCTCGGTCCCTTCGGTGATCCCCTCCAGCAGGTCATGCGCCTGCCGCAGGCGTTCCCGGCTTTCCCTGATCTCCGTCTCGGTCTGCTTGTACCGCGTGATGTCGCGCACATGGGCAAGGATGGCATCCTGCCCGCCCATGGGCATCCGGCGCAGGAATACTTCCGCATCAAACTCGGTGCCCTCTTTGTACCGCCGCCCCTTCCATTCGAATACCTGATCTTCTCCCTCCGCCACCTTCGCCCAGATGGCTGTCGCGGTTTCCATCGGCATCGATGGACTGACGAAGTCGGCAATCGTCAGGCGCAGGGCTTCTTCACGACTGATGCCGTGCAGATGAAGGAACGTTTCATTGGCATCGAGCACCTCGCCGGCCAGGGTGTGGATCACGATCGCATCGAAGCTGCTGTCGAAAACGACCCGCAAAAGGTCGCCCGTCTCCCGCCATCCATCGGCTTCTCGCACCCTGGCAAGGGCATCGTCCCGCTCCTTTTCCAGGCGCCGGAGTTGTTCCTTCAGCACCCCGGTCTCGCGTTCCGATTCGGGCAGGTCGGGAGTATTTTTGTCATCCATGTCCTAGGTCCACTTTGATGTATAGTGAAATAAATTCTACATATACTTGGCCTCGGGGTCAAAGATCAAGTAATTTTAATAACTTAGTCTTGAATAAAGCCACCTGCGCCAGGGGAAGCGGGACCGAAAAGTTTTCTAGTTTCCCTGATATGCTCAGAGCTTCTCTGTAGAATCCATGACCATTCGTGAGGGCACTCTTCCACTCTTGACAGACTCCTTGGCGGTGATAGGTTTGGAATAAAAAACGACGATAAAAGAGGTACTTACCCGCACACAGGAGGCACCTATGGCAGAGGATAGAATAATCGGAACCAGTGGAAGCACCACTGGACCCGCCTCCGGGACCGGCGATAAGAAAACCTGGTCCAGGCAGGAGGCGGAACACCTCCGGGAAGAGCTCCAGAGAAAGGGAGAATCCCTGCTGAGCGAGCAGAAAGGCTCTCTGGCCGAGATCCTGAACGGAATCGCCAATGCCCTGGACAAATCGGCACCCCACTTCGCTGAAGAAGGGCAGCCCAATACCTCCCGTTACACCCGGGAGGCGGCGGAAAATCTCCATCGCTTTGCCCGGGACCTGCGCGAACGCGATATCGAATCTCTGAAGCGCCAGGTTACGGATCTGGCCCGGCAGCAGCCGGCCCTGATCGCCGGCGGCGCGGTGGCACTCGGCTTCCTCGCTTCCCGCTTCTTCAAGAGTTCCGCCGAGCATACGGAACATGAATATCGCGAAGACTCAGGTTCCCGCGAACGAGAGGAGAGCCTGATCATGGGGACGGAGGCGGGGTTCCGGGGAACGACCCCCTCTTCCCCAATCCTCACGGAGAAGGAGTTCAAGGAAAAAGAAAAGGAATTCCCCACATAGGAGGACGTTATGGAAAAGAATACATACAGGGAAGAGCGGTCGGTAGCCGGCCTCTTTTCCGAACTGACCCGGGAGATGTCTTCGCTGGTGCGCCACGAGGTCGCCCTCGCCAAGGCGGAAATGTCCGAAAAGGCCCACCAGGCGACCACGGGGGTCACCTCCCTCGCCGTCGGCGGAATGGTCACTTTCGCCAGCATTCTCGTCCTGCTCTTTTCGGCCGTCTACGCCCTCGCCCAGGTGGTGGAGCTCTGGCTTGCCGCCCTGATCGTCGGCCTTATCGTTCTGGTGGTCGGCGTGGTGATGCTGCAGAAGGGGCGCAGCAACCTCAAGGCGAAGAATCTGGTTCCGCACCGCACCATGAAAACGATGCGGGAGGACAAATCGTTTGCCAAGGATCATATAAGGAGCACATGAGATGAACGGAAGACAGGATATCGACGAACGGACCGAAGAGCTCCGGGAAAAGTTCCGGGCACAGGAATCCGTGCGGCATTCCGAATCGCTCGATGAACTCTCGGAAAAAAATTCCGCCGAACTGGAGAACGAAATCCGCATGATCCGCGCCGAAATGGACCAGACTCTCCGGGAAATCGAGCGCAGATTATCTCCCGGAGAACTCCTGGATCGGGCACTTCATCAGTTGCCAGGGGGACCCAAGGAATTTGCTAACAACCTGGGGTACGCCCTGCGCGACAATCCCCTCCCCGCGGCGTTGACGGGTATCGGCCTCGCCTGGCTCATGGCCGAATCCGGCAGTTCCTCTTATGAAGGCCGGGTGCGGCATTCAGGCGCCGCACGGGAGAAGATGCGGGAGGCGTCCCACACCGTGGGTGAAAAGTTCCACCAGGTCAGCGACCGCATCCACGGCGGGATCTCACGGGTCAAGGAAAGCATGCACGAAGCAGGAAGTTCGGTCAGGGAAGGAGCGGAGGCAGCCCGTTCCCGGGCCGGAGAAGCCGGCTACGGCATTCAGGAAAAGGGCCGGCATATGCGAGAGAGCTTTGCTGGAATGCGGGATGAGCGCCCCATCCTGCTGGCCGGACTGGGGTTGGCCGTGGGCGCTCTCATCGGCGCGGCCATACCCCCGACCCGAACCGAGGACCGGTTGATGGGAGAAACCCGCGACAAGGCTGTGGACCGTGCTAAGGAAAAGGGCCGTGAGCAGACGGAGACAGCCGAAGCAATCCTCCGCACAGGCGTGGAATCGGCGCGCGAGGAGACGGAGCGCCGGCTCCACTGAGGCGCTGGAAAGGGGCTCTCCGGAGCCCCTTTTTCCATGCGTTTTTCATCGCAATTATTAAAAAACCGATCCCTAAAGAGCATCGGCCTTTCTCATGCCATGGCAGTTCAGATGCTTTCGTGACGTCCGCGCGGGAAGAAGTGAATCCGCTGCTCTCGGTAAAGAAGGGGCAGGCGCTTCGGGAGAAAAAGCACCTGCTTTTTTTGCCTTACCCGCTGTTGTTTATTGAAGTTATTTAAAGTTATACTTTGTCTTACATCTGAAGGAGGGACGGGATGGCACGGAACAAAACTGACGCCGGCAATTCTGAAGCGTCCCAGAGGGAAAACCTGACATTGAAGGAGAAGATCCGGCGCCTCGAGAATGAGAGGGATGCCGTTCTGTCGCGCCTTCGGGAATTGGAAACAGCAGGCCGTCAGCACGAAAACTCGGCACGCGAGGATGCCGAGACGGAGCCAGCGGGAAATATCGAAGGTGTTAAGAAGGCCCCGCGAAAAAGCAGGGGGCGGTATCGGGATCTGGTCG
This genomic interval from Desulfuromonas sp. TF contains the following:
- the miaA gene encoding tRNA (adenosine(37)-N6)-dimethylallyltransferase MiaA translates to MNPGPHPNLLVILGPTASGKTRLGVQAAREVGGEILSADSRQVYRGMDLGTGKDLAEYGEVPYHLIDIVDPGYEFSVFEFQRRFFDTFIEIRRRGRFPLLVGGTGLYLDAVLKGYRLVEVPENPELRSELAGLSQDALAALLLRLRPAMHNTTDLTDRERLVRAIEIAEGEAAAGADLPPLPSLRPLVFGIRWERQTLRQRITARLKERLEQGLIEEVAGLHGEGVPWATLEFYGLEYRFVAQHLQGKLNRNDMFQKLNSAIHDFAKRQETWFRRMERHGTEIRWVDGEGEPLGEILHVMGTR
- a CDS encoding glycosyltransferase; protein product: MNCDLPACLPSGIARYLATRFAAGPWKIEGCGRGGFSGAVVIPALAEEDSLFGTLHSLERNPPELLSRFLVLVVVNHRADAEESDKESNLRTLRKLSGAPFPAIRLAWIDASSKGLELPDRTGGVGLARKIGFDLALGRLDYSGAPPLLVALDADTLVRPDYLAVLLRHFETAAEGGAVIPFRHQKGETQEENLAIEQYELFLRHYVLGLSLAGSPYAFHTVGSAMACRADAYVRAGGMNLRRAGEDFYFLQQLAKTSGVSGLTGTEVYPSARPSHRVPFGTGRSIARMLAGEKGAVSFYRPECFRLLGAWLSLAAREWRTPGFAVLDKALDLSASLADYLNLLDFTVVWDRLRRNHRTREAFMSGFHGWFDAFKTLRFIHHLCAGPHPRSGPEDALPRLLDWAQLEGNGDAALHLSRLREYQRGGDFAKSFLYGSD
- a CDS encoding PilZ domain-containing protein, translating into MSEQTSDKPPVGQANQRTSLRSPLLVLKVKVDDGRKFFFGYAKNISRSGMFIATANPREPGSTFQVDIPFPEPLRRTVRCTCEVVWQRQFKKKSSLEPGMGLKFIDLPEADADAIDGWVRNQIK
- a CDS encoding ATP-binding protein, encoding MEQQLGQRLNEHHAVSDKQLKIALERQRLHGGRLGHNLAALGYITSAEFDSISKRTPVAPKAVQDTGLELSFIADLIMKHILHMGEFKLSDLEDSIKLPASVLDPAVELLRREKLIEVKGAAEYVKSSYNFSINENGKARASELLDICQYSGPAPVPLESYRKMVELQTINNMEINEERVRKAFSELIVGEKLLRRLGPAISSGNPIFMYGPPGNGKTTLAERIGDILPSTIFMPYSIIVGGQIIIIFDPVNHTPVPDVSKPAGNGQAADQRWVRVRRPVVTTGGELTLKTLDLEFNTIAKYYEAPLQMKANNGLFIIDDFGRQQVDPQQLLNRWIVNLDRKIDFMSLHTGMKFEIPFDQLVIFSTNLEPKTLVDEAFLRRIRYKIKIDHPTEEEYEHIFRKVCESNDVPFRKEVFEYLLSNYYKRLGVPLNACHPRDIIGHVVDDSRYYNYPPELTEETIQNAWENYFVGDSEGE
- a CDS encoding YfaZ family outer membrane protein, with product MKKYLLLPLLLCLPALPAWSSSFDLSFNDTSAQVQLVFPLRSDDYGTMQFEGRALYNDHEETRLGSAGVTFVGEPGNVPGFSLGVGGLLYGGRTDDRQDLLALGVGGRLNFAPPALGGFGFGGKIYYAPQIFTGLDAERLLETGVRLAYAVTPKVRVFAEYQNIRSDFEDRGNWTIDEEVRVGFQASF
- a CDS encoding PAS domain S-box protein yields the protein MDDKNTPDLPESERETGVLKEQLRRLEKERDDALARVREADGWRETGDLLRVVFDSSFDAIVIHTLAGEVLDANETFLHLHGISREEALRLTIADFVSPSMPMETATAIWAKVAEGEDQVFEWKGRRYKEGTEFDAEVFLRRMPMGGQDAILAHVRDITRYKQTETEIRESRERLRQAHDLLEGITEGTEDLIAAQDPGFRFILFNRAYREEFKRIFGTDIELGSSMTEALAHLPEDRKKAMKLWGRALKGESFTAIQEMGDPGLERNVYEMRYSPLRGAEGNMIGAAYIVRNVTAKVQGIRKLQKKEEQFRAFFDNAAVGTVQMALDGSFLRVNDRFCQIVGYSREELLGRSVLEITHPEDRHETREALRELGSGDISVYRIEKRYLRRDGNEIWVYLSAGLVHDAEGAPLHLINIVQDITERKRMEQDLLMAKEVAEDASLAKSQFLANMSHELRTPMTVIMGSLELLKKSWAAPEREHLLEMADTSADRLLELIDDLLDISRIEARQLKIEEQPFDLRSCIRQAMEIFAAPARKKGLLLHWTVDPQLPEQLNGDSVRLEQVLINLVGNAVKFTRNGEVSVNVVKKAGELVFSVRDTGIGIPADKISDLFRLFTQADSSLTRTYGGTGLGLAISKELVEMMGGSLEAESEVGKGSIFTFTIPLTEVEKGVEPAPSEATGDSGGPLQILLAEDDPTVRDLVRMILDKRGLTVSTAANGREAVDLWKAGGVDLILMDLQMPEMNGLEATRQIREMENGRGRRVCIFALTAHARPEDRQECLSAGMDGFLAKPIHVEELNRLIESCRCGVKSRFPGN
- a CDS encoding phage holin family protein, producing MEKNTYREERSVAGLFSELTREMSSLVRHEVALAKAEMSEKAHQATTGVTSLAVGGMVTFASILVLLFSAVYALAQVVELWLAALIVGLIVLVVGVVMLQKGRSNLKAKNLVPHRTMKTMREDKSFAKDHIRST
- a CDS encoding DUF3618 domain-containing protein, with the translated sequence MNGRQDIDERTEELREKFRAQESVRHSESLDELSEKNSAELENEIRMIRAEMDQTLREIERRLSPGELLDRALHQLPGGPKEFANNLGYALRDNPLPAALTGIGLAWLMAESGSSSYEGRVRHSGAAREKMREASHTVGEKFHQVSDRIHGGISRVKESMHEAGSSVREGAEAARSRAGEAGYGIQEKGRHMRESFAGMRDERPILLAGLGLAVGALIGAAIPPTRTEDRLMGETRDKAVDRAKEKGREQTETAEAILRTGVESAREETERRLH